The Eublepharis macularius isolate TG4126 chromosome 3, MPM_Emac_v1.0, whole genome shotgun sequence genome has a window encoding:
- the LOC129326269 gene encoding integrase/recombinase xerD homolog encodes MQGILSSVAPSTLRSYTKAVARFLAFAEGLEGPPPWPASQAVVLQYLAHLHGRGLAAGTMRRVLAAISFFSKAGGFPDPCDCFEARRAVEGWGRAAPRVPDQQRPITLPILRAILWEVPGVCWSSYEAQLLHTTFVLAFFGAFRAGELVAGSRRDPSGRALALRDVAVARHKVAITIRHSKTDQRGRGVTVLLRSSRDRAICPVRAIQSFLVVQPHSPGPFLVHRDGSPLTRYQFAALLRACLQAAGFPPKEFATHSFRIGAATVASVLGLPPTAIQRLGRWRSNAFRAYIRPARAIRC; translated from the coding sequence ATGCAAGGAATCCTCAGCTCGGTGGCACCGTCGACCCTGCGATCATACACCAAGGCGGTggcacgcttcttggccttcGCTGAGGGACTGGAGGGGCCGCCCCCCTGGCCAGCATCTCAGGCAGTGGTGTTGCAATACCTGGCCCACTTGCACGGGCGGGGCCTCGCTGCCGGGACCATGCGCAGAGTCCTGGCCGCTAtctccttcttcagcaaggcGGGGGGCTTCCCTGATCCCTGCGACTGTTTTGAGGCTCGCAGAGCCGTGGAAGGGTGGGGTCGGGCCGCCCCGCGTGTTCCCGACCAGCAGAGGCCCATCACCTTGCCCATCCTGCGGGCCATACTCTGGGAGGTTCCTGGTGTTTGCTGGTCCTCATACGAGGCGCAGCTTCTTCACACGACCTTTGTTTTGGCCTTTTTCGGGGCATTCCGGGCGGGGGAGTTGGTGGCCGGGTCCCGCCGGGACCCCTCAGGCAGGGCCTTGGCCCTCAGGGACGTTGCCGTGGCTAGGCACAAGGTGGCCATTACCATACGCCACTCCAAAACTGACCAGCGGGGCCGAGGGGTCACGGTCCTCCTGCGATCCTCGCGGGACAGGGCCATTTGCCCGGTCCGGGCAATTCAGTCCTTCTTGGTGGTCCAGCCTCATTCCCCCGGCCCCTTCCTCGTTCACAGAGACGGGTCCCCCCTCACACGGTACCAGTTCGCGGCCCTCCTGCGGGCGTGCCTGCAGGCAGCCGGGTTCCCACCCAAGGAGTTTGCGACCCACTCCTTCCGCATTGGAGCGGCCACGGTGGCCTCAGTCCTCGGCCTTCCCCCCACCGCCATCCAGCGCCTCGGCAGGTGGCGGTCCAATGCCTTTCGGGCCTACATCCGCCCGGCCCGGGCAATCAGGTGCTAA